The Xenopus tropicalis strain Nigerian chromosome 7, UCB_Xtro_10.0, whole genome shotgun sequence genome includes a region encoding these proteins:
- the LOC101732849 gene encoding uncharacterized protein LOC101732849 isoform X2 → MEAICEAAGEGERSVRESILSPFSDEMSTSIQQRQGTDNSSLVPLDFGPEEEIRTEKLSSKGRLSRTLKKKKSGRNEKKRDQQYTQRKRDDAEAQSSIGDLVLAAELMEKASERQDLDEINQSILHDHGEYCVPDDPELLKQMVRELKRTTHQQSQLLLSLQEKLDHKEKHCQEIQVDALYPLHRAQSNAYTKRYISE, encoded by the exons ATGGAGGCGATTTGTGAAGCTGCTGGGGAGGGAGAAAGAAGTGTAAGGGAATCGATTCTTAGTCCATTCAGCGATGAAATGTCAACTAGTATTCAGCAGAGACAG GGCACAGATAATTCTAGCCTTGTTCCTCTTGACTTTGGCCCTGAAGAAGAAATCAGAACAGAGAAGCTGTCCTCGAAAGGAAGGCTGAGTAGGACGTTGAAGAAGAAAAAGTCTGGaaggaatgaaaagaaaagaGACCAGCAATATACTCAAAGGAAGAGGGATGATGCAG AGGCCCAGTCAAGCATTGGGGACCTGGTTTTGGCTGCTGAGTTAATGGAGAAAGCAAGTGAACGTCAGGATCTAGATGAAATAAATCAAAGTATCCTGCATGACCACGGAGAATACTGTGTCCCCGATGACCCTGAACTCTTGAAGCAGATGGTGAGGGAGCTGAAGAGAACAACCCACCAGCAGAGCCAGCTCTTGCTTTCATTACAGGAAAAACTGGATCATAAGGAAAAACACTGTCAGGAAATTCAGGTAGATGCGTTATACCCCTTGCACAGGGCACAAAGTAATGCTTATACCAAGCGATACATATCAGAATAA
- the tfpt gene encoding TCF3 fusion partner has product MAGVGFEEFSVPPGSELALPPLFGGNILESELETEVEFVDGGLSGDNLQDEEEEEAQQRQRELHRRKFLTLSRRCKEIELVNERILNRLHQVEKITRRLKQERRCLMKVLDAYGDDYRKSHLTFLLEDEGTHPHNSPAHGNSENEPPENEELSVTPVCLAGQSLGLDINSPESPSQTEGPPAKKRKKVKEEKDQNGRRLTPSLLPSEPLLAQVKIEEDYLCEGDEELPLSWRPLSPRDKILQYPKFSSPDFD; this is encoded by the exons ATGGCTGGAGTGGGCTTTGAGGAGTTTTCTGTACCTCCTGGGTCTGAACTTGCTTTGCCACCCCTATTTGGGGGAAATATCCTGGAAAGTGAGTTAGAAACAGAGGTCGAATTTGTGGATGGAGGTCTTAGTGGAGACAACCTTcaagatgaagaagaagaagaagcccaGCAGCGTCAGCGCGAGCTGCACAGAAGGAAGTTTCTTACTTTAAGCCGGCGCTGCAAAGAAATAGAATTG GTAAATGAGAGGATTCTAAACAGGCTTCACCAAGTGGAAAAGATAACACGAAGGCTAAAGCAGGAAAGGAG ATGTTTGATGAAGGTTTTGGATGCCTACGGGGATGATTACAGAAAGAGCCACCTCACCTTTCTGTTAGAG GATGAAGGGACCCACCCACACAACTCGCCAGCCCATGGCAACTCTGAAAATGAACCTCCAGAGAATGAGGAACTGTCCGTTACTCCCGTGTGCTTAGCAGGGCAGTCTCTTGGTCTGGACATCAATAGCCCTGAAAGTCCATCACAGACAGAGGGGCCACCGGCTAAAAAGAGGAAAAAGGTCAAGGAAGAGAAAGACCAGAATGGCAGAAGGCTGACCCCATCTCTTCTTCCATCAGAGCCTCTTCTGGCTCAG GTAAAGATTGAAGAGGATTATCTGTGTGAAGGAGATGAGGAACTCCCTCTGAGCTGGCGCCCTCTAAGCCCACGAGACAAGATCCTACAATATCCAAAGTTTTCCAGCCCAGATTTTGATTAA
- the LOC116412336 gene encoding uncharacterized protein LOC116412336: protein MGQQISQLESEIRNLHCEKEILEKRNNELQEQLARSSRTVLYLSQQVKSKETDRDESTFCLKSIKNESKWVRFYTGFDGYEQLSNFLGFLTADPNLCTGKIRRRTEVGPQNALSLEDQLFLVLTRLRLGLLLQDLAFRFRVSESTVSRYWLNWTELLHARLTQVPVLYSMRYLDLFEPKRLEQYQGLTCTVMDCTDLFFEVQAKDRSKPASNHPCRNHYLRRGYAIASPNGFITFSSSLPFGIATKIMDGQPQEELHGDIMPSLQFPPFMQNDPVQLTQEQHGMSRQVLSLLSLIDKALNFRFLKGVYPQSMEAQVDRAWIICCYLACLLHDPMGLS, encoded by the exons ATGGGGCAGCAAATCAGTCAGCTTGAATCGGAGATTAGGAATTTGCACTGCGAGAAGGAGATTCTAGAGAAGAGAAACAACGAGCTGCAAGAGCAATTAGCCCGAAGCTCCAGAACAGTTCTGTACTTAAGTCAGCAGGTGAAGAGTAAGGAAACGGACAGGGACGAAAGCACCTTCtgtttaaaaagcattaaaaacgAAAGCAAGTGGGTGCGCTTCTATACTGGCTTCGATGGCTACGAACAACTGAGCAACTTTCTTGGCTTTCTCACCGCGGACCCAAACTTATGTACTGGTAAGATACGTAGGAGGACAGAGGTCGGACCTCAGAATGCCCTTAGCTTAGAAGATCAGCTCTTTCTCGTCTTGACAAGGCTTCGTCTGGGCTTATTGCTTCAGGACCTGGCTTTCCGATTCAGAGTGTCAGAGTCTACAGTGTCTCGCTACTGGCTAAACTGGACAGAGCTCCTACATGCACGACTTACTCAG GTCCCAGTCTTATACAGCATGAGGTACTTGGACCTCTTTGAGCCCAAAAGACTTGAGCAGTATCAGGGCCTTACGTGCACAGTTATGGACTGCACTGATCTTTTCTTTGAAGTTCAAGCAAAGGACCGTTCCAAACCTGCTTCTAATCACCCCTGTAGGAACCATTACCTAAGACGGGGTTACGCCATTGCCTCTCCTAATGGCTTTATCACCTTTTCATCTAGTTTACCCTTTGGGATAGCTACAAAAATAATGGACGGCCAGCCTCAAGAGGAGTTACATGGCGACATAATGCCATCATTACAGTTTCCCCCGTTCATGCAGAATGACCCAGTGCAGCTAACACAGGAACAACATGGAATGAGCAGACAGGTACTCAGCCTACTGAGTCTTATAGACAAAGCCCTGAACTTTCGCTTTTTGAAGGGCGTATACCCACAGAGTATGGAAGCTCAGGTGGACAGAGCCTGGATCATTTGCTGCTACCTAGCTTGCCTCCTACATGATCCAATGGGGTTATCATAA
- the LOC101732849 gene encoding uncharacterized protein LOC101732849 isoform X1 produces MEAICEAAGEGERSVRESILSPFSDEMSTSIQQRQGTDNSSLVPLDFGPEEEIRTEKLSSKGRLSRTLKKKKSGRNEKKRDQQYTQRKRDDAAEAQSSIGDLVLAAELMEKASERQDLDEINQSILHDHGEYCVPDDPELLKQMVRELKRTTHQQSQLLLSLQEKLDHKEKHCQEIQVDALYPLHRAQSNAYTKRYISE; encoded by the exons ATGGAGGCGATTTGTGAAGCTGCTGGGGAGGGAGAAAGAAGTGTAAGGGAATCGATTCTTAGTCCATTCAGCGATGAAATGTCAACTAGTATTCAGCAGAGACAG GGCACAGATAATTCTAGCCTTGTTCCTCTTGACTTTGGCCCTGAAGAAGAAATCAGAACAGAGAAGCTGTCCTCGAAAGGAAGGCTGAGTAGGACGTTGAAGAAGAAAAAGTCTGGaaggaatgaaaagaaaagaGACCAGCAATATACTCAAAGGAAGAGGGATGATGCAG CAGAGGCCCAGTCAAGCATTGGGGACCTGGTTTTGGCTGCTGAGTTAATGGAGAAAGCAAGTGAACGTCAGGATCTAGATGAAATAAATCAAAGTATCCTGCATGACCACGGAGAATACTGTGTCCCCGATGACCCTGAACTCTTGAAGCAGATGGTGAGGGAGCTGAAGAGAACAACCCACCAGCAGAGCCAGCTCTTGCTTTCATTACAGGAAAAACTGGATCATAAGGAAAAACACTGTCAGGAAATTCAGGTAGATGCGTTATACCCCTTGCACAGGGCACAAAGTAATGCTTATACCAAGCGATACATATCAGAATAA